The Rhodospirillaceae bacterium genome contains the following window.
CTGGTGCTCGACCACGGCCACGGGCTTTTCACGGTCTATGCCCATCTTGACCGCATCGACGTTGGAGAAGGGGCCCGGGTCAAAAAGGGCGATCCGATTGCCATCATCGGCGCAACCGGGCGGGCAACGGCACCGCATCTGCATTGGGGCATCAGCTGGTTTGGCATCGCCCTCGACCCCCAAAGCGCGGCCGGGGCCATGCCCGCGACAACACCACCCATTACGAAGGCCCGATAGCGCCTTTCTTCTTTCCCAGAAAGGGGCGAAGCAGGGCTTCAAAGGCGGCCCGGTCTTCCCATTCGATATGGACCGGCAGGGCCAGAATGCGCGCGCGCAAGGACGGCGGCAGCCGCATGGCATCCTTTACCGTCGTAACCGCCACCGCGTCCAGCGTTGCCGCCTCGTCAAGCAACGCTTCTATCTCGCCATCCCGATAGGGGTGATGATCGGAAAATTCCCGCGTCCCGACAATTTCAAGGCCGGCCTCGCGTAAGCTTTCAAAGAATTTCTCCGGGCGGCCAATGCCGGCAAAGGCCAGCACGCGACGGCCCTTTAATTGAGAAAATTCAGGTCCCGGTGCAAGCCGGGCGCGAAGAATGGGGAGACCTGCGGCCAGGCCATCCGCGACCCCGGTCCGGTCCTGGCCGATGAGGACGAGCCCCGCCGCCCGGCAAAGCCCGCGGCCAATCGGCTCACGCAAAGGCCCGGCCGGAAGCAGCCGCCCATTGCCAAAGCCAAAACCGCCATCGACGACAATCAGAGACATATCTTTCGCCAGGGTCGGGTTTTGCAGACCATCGTCCAGGATCAGGCAGGTCGCCCCAGCCGCCTCCGCCGCCCGGGCCGAAAGAGCCCGGTTGCCCCCGACCCAGGTTGGAGCAGACGCCGCCAACAACAGCGCCTCGTCGCCCACCTGGCTGGCGTCATGGTGGCCAGGCTCTACCAAAATAGGCCCCTTGGCACTACCGCCATACCCGCGACTAAGCAGATGCGGCGTGCCGCCATGTTCCTTAAAATATTCAGCAATTGCAATAGCTACAGGGGTTTTCCCAGTGCCGCCAACAACAAGATTGCCAACACAGATTACCGGTATGGAAGATCGGTATGGCTTGGCAAGGGCCCGGTGAAGCCATACCCCAGCGGCCCAGAGGCACCCGAGTGGAGCCAACGCCACGGCGCGCCAGCCACCCGCCTGCCAGAAGCGCGGGCTACGCATCCGGCCCCGCTTTGGCAGCAGCATCGTTGGGCGCAAGCCCAAGGCCATCAAGATAAGGCTGCACCCGTTCAACCACGCGATCCAGTACGCCCGCCTCGCCGGCGGCAACCTGCTTTGCCGCGTCCGCCATGCGCCGGCCCCGGTCGGGCCTTTCCAAAAGCGCCGCCACCGCGTCGGCCAGGGCATCGCCATTGGCGACCTGTTCCGACGCGCCGGCCAGTTGAAGGGCCTCGGCAATGCGGGCGAAATTTTCGACATGGGGCCCGTGCAAAATCGCGCAATCCAGCCGCGCCGGCTCCAGCAGGTTCTGCCCCCCATGGGGCACGAGCGAACCGCCAACAAAGGCAATCGGTGCCAGACGGTAGAAAAGGCCAAGCTCGCCCAAAGTATCGCCAAGGTAGATGTCCGTCGCCGCCGTCAGAACATCGCCGCCGGCCCGCCGGGCGACACAAAGGCCCTCGGCACGGAACCTTGCCGCCATCTTCACACCCAAGGCCGGGTGACGCGGCACCAGGAAGGTGAGCAACCCCGGATAGGCCGCTTTTAATTTGCCATGCACCTGGGCAGCAAAGTGCTCTTCGCCGGGATGCACGCTGGCCGCAAGCCAGCAGGGCCGGTTTTTCAAGCCTGCCTTAAGTTCGCCAAGGGGACCGGTCGCCACCGGCAGGGGTGGAGCGGCATATTTCAGATTGCCGACACAGGCGATGTTTTCACCCCCCAGACAGCGCAGACGGTCCACCGTCACGTCACTTTGGGCCAGAGAAAGCCGGAAGGTGCCGAGAAGCTTCGCCGCCAGACCGGGCACCCGCTGCCAGCCTCGAAAGGAACGGTCGGAAATCCGGGCGTTCAAAAGGACCGCCGGAAGATCCCGGGCCCGGATATCGGAAAGGACATTCGGCCAGAATTCCGACTCAACCCACAACACCAGATCCGGCCGCCAATGGTCAAGAAAGCGCGCCACAACCCCAGGCAGATCAATGGGCGAGAATTGATGAAGCCCCCCCTCTGGCAAGCGGTCCCCCATCAGCTTTGCCGAGGTGACCGTTCCGGTTGTGAC
Protein-coding sequences here:
- a CDS encoding tetraacyldisaccharide 4'-kinase gives rise to the protein MRSPRFWQAGGWRAVALAPLGCLWAAGVWLHRALAKPYRSSIPVICVGNLVVGGTGKTPVAIAIAEYFKEHGGTPHLLSRGYGGSAKGPILVEPGHHDASQVGDEALLLAASAPTWVGGNRALSARAAEAAGATCLILDDGLQNPTLAKDMSLIVVDGGFGFGNGRLLPAGPLREPIGRGLCRAAGLVLIGQDRTGVADGLAAGLPILRARLAPGPEFSQLKGRRVLAFAGIGRPEKFFESLREAGLEIVGTREFSDHHPYRDGEIEALLDEAATLDAVAVTTVKDAMRLPPSLRARILALPVHIEWEDRAAFEALLRPFLGKKKGAIGPS
- a CDS encoding 3-deoxy-D-manno-octulosonic acid transferase, with translation MVFALYRVATVLGAPAIRLYLHWRRYRGKEDRARFSERLGVAGIPRPPGPVIWVHAASVGESLSILPLVERMCQATPSPHVLVTTGTVTSAKLMGDRLPEGGLHQFSPIDLPGVVARFLDHWRPDLVLWVESEFWPNVLSDIRARDLPAVLLNARISDRSFRGWQRVPGLAAKLLGTFRLSLAQSDVTVDRLRCLGGENIACVGNLKYAAPPLPVATGPLGELKAGLKNRPCWLAASVHPGEEHFAAQVHGKLKAAYPGLLTFLVPRHPALGVKMAARFRAEGLCVARRAGGDVLTAATDIYLGDTLGELGLFYRLAPIAFVGGSLVPHGGQNLLEPARLDCAILHGPHVENFARIAEALQLAGASEQVANGDALADAVAALLERPDRGRRMADAAKQVAAGEAGVLDRVVERVQPYLDGLGLAPNDAAAKAGPDA